Part of the Streptomyces sp. NBC_01353 genome, GGTTCGATCTCCATGACGACAACCGACATCACCACCACCCTCCCTTACAGGGAGGTGACGGACGCCAACGGCCGCACGTACCGGCTGGGCGAGACCGACATCGATCTGATGGGCCGCAAACGCAAGTGGATGGTCATCCTGCCCTGGGTGGGCATGATGGGCATCAGCTCGGCCGAGTACGCGTTCGCCTCCGCCGAGGAGACCCTGCACACCGCGCACAGCTGGAGCAGCGCGCACATCTTCTGGATGCTCGGGGTCTGGGTGTTCTTCCAGGCAGCGGTCGCCTTCCCGGCCGGCAAGCTGCGTGAGAGCGGGAAGCTGCCGGCCCGCTGGGCGATGATGCTCGGCGCCGTCGGCACCCTGCTCGGCTATGTCTCCCTCGCGTACGCACCCCATGTGATCGTCGCGTACCTCGGCTTCGGCATGTTCAGCGGCATGGGCGCGGGCATGGTGTACGCGACCTGCGTCAACATGGTCGGCAAGTGGTACCCGGAGCGGAAGGGCGGGAAGACGGGGTTCGTCAACGGCGGCTTCGCATACGGATCGGTGCCGTTCGTCTTCATCTTCACCGGCTACATGGATCTGACGAACTTCCGCTGGGTGCTCGTGGCCGTCGGGCTCTTCCTGGCCGCGATGGTGGCCGTGGCCGGGTACTTCTTCCAGGACCCGCCGAAGAACTGGTGGCCGGACACCGTGGATCCGCTACGGAAGCCGGACGACCCGCGGGCGCGCAGGGCTCTGGAGAAGAACCCGCCGGCTGTGAAGCAGTACACGCCGATCGAGGCCTGGCGGACCGGGCGGGTCGCGCTGATGTGGTTCTGTCTGCTGTGCACATCGGGCGTCAACATCTTCGGTATCGCCTTCCAGGTCCCGTTCGGTGACGAGGCGGGCTTCGCGGGCGGGATCGTGGCGACCGCGATGTCGCTGAAGGCCATCGTGAACGGCACCGGGCGCGGCGTGATCGGCTGGCTCTCCGACCGCTACGGCCGCAAGCAGTGCCTCATCTTCGTCTGCATCGTCCTCGGGCTCGCCCAGTACGGCATCCTCTGGTCCGGCACGATCCACAACCTGCCGCTGTTCCTGGTGTTCTCCAGCATCTCCGGCTTCGGTGGCGGCGCGATCTTCCCCATGTTCGCGGCGATGACGGCCGACTACTTCGGGGAGAACAACAACGCCTCCAACTACGGCCTGGTCTACAGCTCAAAGCTGGTGTCGGGGCTGCTCGGCTCGGGCATGGGCGCGGTCGTGGTATCGGCCTGGGACTACTCGGGCGCGTTCCTGCTGGCCGGGTCGATCTCGCTGTTCGCCGGGTTCGTGGCGATCTTCCTGCATCCGCCGGGGCGGCCGCGGGCCCGCCGTGTGGCGGCGAACCCGCAGCCGATCAGCCGGGACGCGTGAGCGCGGTGGCCGCCCCGGTCAGCAGTCCTTCTCACGCAGGGAGTGGAGGTGCGCGCCGGACTTGCGGGCGAAGGCGAACGACTCGACCGGGTTGTCGTGTTCGGCCTGCCAGTGGTGGGAGCGGTAGCCGTGCTGGGTGCGGTTCACCGCCGAGATGAAGCGCCGATAGTCGATGTCTCCGTCCCCGACATCCGCCATGCGGTAGCCGTCGCGGACGGAGTCGTCGCGTTCGCCGTCCTTGACGTGGAAGAGCGGATAGCGGTGCGGCTGGTCGAGTACGTAGTCCAGCGGGTCGAAGGGGGCCGGGGTGCCGTCGACGCGGCGAGAGAAGCGGAACTGGGCGACGTACGCCCAGTAGATGTCCATTTCGAGGTGGACGAGATCGGGGTCCGTCTCGGCGAGGAGGACGTCGTAGAGGCGGACGTTCGGCCGGTCGGTGGCGAAGGAGAACTCCTCGGCGTGGTTGTGCTGGTAGAACTTCATGCCGCGCTTCTTCGCCTCGGCTCCGTAGTGGTTGAACTCCTCGGCGCAGCGCTTCCAGCCGTCGACGGTGGCCCCGTAGCGCCACGGGCCCGAGGCGGTCCCGATGTGCGGGAGGCCGAGGGCCTGGGCGTCGTCGAGGACCTGGTCGAGATTCTGGGCGAAGGTGTACGCGTTGGGGTCGGAGGAGTAGTAGCCGACGTGGCTTCCGATGCCGCGCAGACCGTTGTCCCGGGTGAGCCTCTTCAGCTCGGCGAGCGTGATGGGGCCGGCCGAGCCCTGGCTGTAGCCGGCGAACTCTACCTCGTCGTAGCCGTACTTCCTCAGCTCGGCGAAGACGGTCGCGAAGCCGAACGTGGCCACCTTGTCGCGCAGGGAGTAGAGCTGGATGCCGAGGCGTCCGGGGGGCAGGACGGGGCGGCCCCGGCCGTGACCTCGGTCGGCGGCCGCGGTGTCGGCGCCCGCGTCCGCGGCCGTGGCGGCGGGCGCGGTCGCGCCGAGGAGTGCCGCGGCGGTGGCGCCGGCGGCGACGCCGAGCATGTTCCGTCTGCTGAGCTTGTGGGTGAGCTCCGGGTCGGCGGGCGTGCGGCGAGTGCGGCTCATCTGTGGATAACTCCTTGTTGTCGGTCGGGTCTGCTTCACTGAAGTCCGGTCAGTGAAGACCGGCGAGGTGGAGCAAGAGGGACTTCACATCGGTGGCCGCGACGCGGCCGCTTACAGCGCGGGGGGTGGAGCACAGAATGAGCGGACCTTCGTCATCGCTCGTGGGGAGGCGGCCATGGCTGCCGCGAATAGGTGAGGGGTCGAGGGGGACCACCGCCAGCCGGTAGCGCATTCCGAGCTTCTTGCGGGCGATCGCCTTCGCCGCCTTGATCCGTACGTACGGATCGATCGGGTCCATGAACAGCTCGACGGGGTCGTAGCCGGGCTTGCGGTGGATCTCGACGAGCTGGGCGAAGTCGGGTGCCTTGGAGTCGTCGAGCCAGTAGTAGTACGTGAACCAGGCGTCGGGTTCGGCGAGGGCGACGAGCTCCCCGGAGCGGGGGTGGTCGAGGCCGTGCTCCTTCTTGCCCTCGTCGTCGAGGAGTCGCTCGATGCCGGGCAGCCCGGTGAGGGTCGCTCGGACGGCGTCCAGGTCTTCGGGGCGTCGGACGTAGACATGGGCGAGTTGGTGATCGGCGACCGCGAAGGCCCGGGAGACCATCGGGTCGAGGTACTCCATGCCGTCCTGGGTGTGGACCTCGAGAAGGCCGGCTCGGCGCAGGCCGCGGTTGATGTCGACGGGCCGGTTCACGCGGGTGATGCCGTACTCGGAGAGGGCGACGACCGTTCGGCCTTCGGCACGGGCGTCGTCGAGGAGGGGTGCGAGGGCGGTGTCGAGTTCGGCCGCGGCACGGAAGGACCGCGGGTCGTCGGGGCCGTACCGCTGGAGGTCGTAGTCGAGGTGCGGAACGTAGCAGAGGGCGAGGTCGGGGCGGCGGGTGCGCAGGATGTGGCGGGTGGCGTCGATGATCCACCGGCTGGAGACCAGGTCCGCGCCCGGGCCCCAGAAGTGGAAGAGGGGGAAGGTGCCGAGCTTGTCGGTGAGTTCGTCGTGGAGGGCCGGGGGCCGGGTGTAGCAGTCGGGTTCCTTGCGGCCGTCGGCGTAGTACACGGGACGGGGGGTGACGGTGATGTCGGTGTCGGCACCCATGGCGTACCACCAGCAGATGTTGGCCACGCTGTAGCCGGGGTGGGCGCGTCGGGCGGCGTCCCAGAGTTTGTCGCCGGAGACGAGGCCGTTGTGCTGCCGCCAGAGGAGGACGTCGCCGAGGTCGCGGAAGTACCAGCCGTTGGCGACGATGCCGTGTTCGGAGGGGAGGGTGCCGGTGAGGAAGGTGGACTGGGCGGTGCAGGTGACGGCCGGCAGGACGGTGGAGAGAGCCGCTTGCGATCCGGTCCGGCCGAGAGCCTGGAGGTGGGGCATGTGCTCCAGGAGGCGGGGGGTGAGACCGACGACGTCGAGGACCAGAAGGGGGGTGGGGCGGATGTCGCTCCGGGGGCTGGTCATGGGAGTTCCTTGAGGCCGAGATCGGTCAACAGGTCACGGGCCAGGGTGAGTTCGGCGGCGATGCCGTCGGCGAGGCGGGCGCGGGTGCGGGGGCGCCGGTCGGCCGGAAGTGCCTGCCACGTGTAGGTCTCGACCTCCAGGTGGTGGGTCCGCGGGCGGGGGCCGCCCACGAGCAGGGCGAGGGCGGTCCTGAGCACAGGAAGGGTGGAGGTGAGCGGGGGCGCCGGTGGGGCGTGGAGGGGGACGTGGAAGTGCGCGCGCCAGGGGGCGCCGTCGGGGAGCGAGCGGCCCGCGAGGGCTTCGGGCAGATCGTCGGTGCCGCGTAGACCGGCGGCGGTCCGGGTGCGGGTCTGATGGAGGAAGCGGGGTTCGGCGAACTCGGCCAGCGCGGCGCGGACTTCGGGGAGATGGGGGTGCTCGGCGTGCAGGGCGGCGGAGAGCTGGGTCTTGACGACGGGGATGCCGGCGGCGCCGAGGGCGTCCAGGGCGGTGTGCGGGTCTTCGAAGGAGGTGGCGAGATGGCAGGTGTCGACACAAACGCCGATGCGGGGGCTTGAGAGGGCGGTGAGCGGGGCGATCGCGTCCGCGGTGGTCTCGACGGTGCAGCCGGGTTCCGGCTCGAGTCCGATCCGGACGGACTTCCCGGTGAGTTCCTCAAGGGCTTCGAGGCGTTCGGCAAGAGTGGTCAGGGCGGTGCGGGCGGTGTCCGCGGCCCGGGAGTCGAAGGGGGTGCGCCAGGCGATCGGCAGCGTGGAGATGGTGCCCTCGGTGATGTCGTCGGGAAGGAGGGCGGCGAGGAGGCGGGCCAGGTCGGTGGTGTGGGCGAGGCGTTCGGGGTGGGTCCAGTCCGGCTGGTAGACGCGGTACTTGACCTCTTCGGCACCGAACCCCTCGTAGGGGAAGCCGTTGAGGGTGACGACCTCGAGGCCGCGGCGGTCGATCTCGGCGCGCAGTGCGCGCAGGGAGGCCGGGTCGGTGATCAGGGAGCGGGCGGCGTCCTTGGCGAGCCAGAGGCCGATGCCGAGCCGGTCGCGGCCGAGGCGCCGGCGTACGGGTTCGCAGTGGTCGCGGAGCTGGGCGAGGACGCCTTCGAGGGTCTCGGCGGGGTGGACGTTGGTGCAGTAGGCGAGGTGGACGGTGGAGCCGTCGGGGTGGCGGAAGCGCATCGGCGGGCCCGCCTCATTCCCCGCCGCGGAGGATGGAGTTGCCCTGGTGGGACGTGTCGGGTGAAGGGGGGTCGAGACGGAGGCGGCCGCTGAGGCCGTAGAAGGCGACGGGGTTGCGCCACAGCACCCGGTCGACGTCGTCGTCGGAGAATCCGGCGGCGAGCATGGCCTCGCCGACCTTGCGGGTCTTGAGCGGATCGCTCTTGCCCCAGTCGGCGGCCGAGTTCACGAGGACGCGCTCGAGCCCGTGGTCCTTGAGGACGGCGACCATGCGGTCCTCGTCCATCTTCGTGTCGGGGTAGATGGAGAAGCCGAGCCAGGCGCCGCTGTCGGCGGCCTCCTTGACGGTGGTCTCGTTGAGGTGGTCGAGGAGGACGCGGTCGGGTGTGAGTGCGGACTCGCGGACGACGTCGAGTGTGCGGCGCAGGCCGGCGAGCTTGTCGCGGTGGGGGGTGTGGACGAGGGCGGGCAGGTGGTGGTCGGCGGCGAGCTGGAGCTGGGCGGCGAGGGCGGTGTCCTCGGCCGGGGTCATGGAGTCGTAGCCGATCTCGCCGACGGCGACGACGTTGTCCTTGACGAGGTAGCGGGGCAGGACATCGAGAACGGGGGTGCAGCGGGGGTCGTTGGCCTCTTTGGGGTTGAGGGCCAGGGTGCAGTGGTGGGCGATGCCGTACTGGGCGGCTCGGAAGGGTTCCCAGCCGAGGAGGGAGTCGAAGTAGTCGAGGAAGGAGGCGGGTGAGGTGCGGGGCTGGCCGAGCCAGAAGGAGGGCTCGACCACGGCACGTACTCCGGCGTCGTACATCGCCCGGTAGTCGTCGGTGGTGCGCGAGGACATGTGGATGTGGGGGTCGAGGATGCGCATCAGGACTCCTCCGTGGGGGCGGTGAGGGCGAGGACGCGATGGAGATCGGCGGGGACGGGGCGGTCGGCGGCGGTGCGTTCGGCGGCGTAGTCGGTGAGCATCCGGGCGAGTTCGCGGTCATCGCGGGCTCGGTGGGGCAGGCCGGCGACGACGTCGACGGGGACGCCGGTGAAGAGGCACTTCAGGACTGCATGGCGCCAGGAGTGCGGGGCGAGATGGGAGGCGGCGTAGGGGCCGAGGGCGGCGGAGAACAGGGTGGTGTCGTTGGTGCGCAGTGCGTCCTCGATGAGAGGCAGGGCCTCCGGCCCGGTGACGAGTGAGGGGAGGGCGAGGAGCACGGCACGCCGTTCGGCGGTGGAGCCCTGGTGGTAGAGGCGGGTGAGGACGGCCGAGTCGGCGCGGGCTGCCTTGAGGAGGAGGACGCGCGCGGAGTCGGCGTGCTCGGGGCCGCAGTGCCGGCCGGCGGACGCGAAGCGCAGCTCCCAGAGGGCGGTGTGGGCCGCGGCGGCGGTGAGGGCCTCGTCGAGCCAGGCGCGGGCGGAGTCGGTCAACATGCCGGGGCCTCCCGTGGTGTGGGCTGGTCGCGCAGGAACGAGAGGGAGGAGCGGGCGAGTTCGGGGCCGGCGTGGGAGTGGCGGGGCAGTTCGACGACGGTCAGGCCCGGGTAGCCGGCGGCGGTGAGCTCGGCGAGGGCCGTGAGGACGGGCGGGAAGTCGATCTCTCCGTCGCCGAACGGCAGGTGCTCGTGGACGCCGCGCCGCATGTCCTCGATCTGGATGTGGTGCAGCCACGGGGCTGCGGCACGGACGCAGTCGGCCGGGGAAGCCGACTCCAGGCATTGGCAGTGGCCGATGTCCAGGGTGAGGCCGAGGAGGCGGGGGTCCGGATCCCCGAGGAGACCGCGCAGGGTGTGGAAGTCGTGGAGGGTGGCGAGGAGGTGACCGGGTTCGGGTTCGACGGCCAGCGGGATGCCGGCGGAGTCCGCTGCTTCGAGGACGGGGGTGAGGGATGAGGCGAGACGCTTCCAGGCGGTCGACTCGGGGGTGGCCGCGGGGGTGACGCCGCTGAAGCAGTGGACGGCGTGGGCGCCGAGGTCGGCGGCGACGCGGACGGCGCGGAGGAGGAGGTCGGTGCGGGCGGCGCGGGCGTCGGGGTCCGGGTCGAGGAGGGAGGGGCCGTGCTTGCGGCGTGGGTCGAGGACGTAGCGGGCGCCGGTCTCGACGGTGACCCCGAGTCCGAGTGATCCGAGGCGCCGGGCCAGGCGGGCGGTCCGGGCGGGAAGGTCGGGCGCCAGGGGGTCCAGGTGCATGTGGTCGAGGGTGAGACCGACGCCGTCGTAGCCGAGGTCGGCGAGGAGGGCGAGGGCGTCGTCGAGGCGGAGGTCGGTTAGGCCGTTCGTGCCGTAGCCGAGGCGAAGTCCATGGGGCTGGTGGGTCATGTGGGGCTCACCTTCCGGGCAAGGGCGCGGGCGAGCGGGGTGAGGCAGAGGAGCGCGAGAGCGGTGCGGGGCGCGCCGGCCCGGGCGGCGAGGGTGGCCTGGAGGGGGATCACGGCACGGATGCCGGCGCCGACGGAGCGCTGGGTGAGGGGAGGTGACGGGTTGAGGGCCGCGTGAAGGAGCGGGGTGGCCGGGGTGTGGGCGTAGACGGCGGCCAGCACGGCGGTCACGAGCGGGCGGGCCTTGGCGGTGCGGGTGGCTTCGGCGGCCAGCGCCAGGGTCGTGGTGAGGGCCAGCAGCGGGCTGCGTGTCGAACCTCCCTGCGCCTCATGGCGGGAGACCGTGGTGACCGCGTAGATGTGCGCGCCCAGGAGTGCCGCCGAGCGCAGCGCCTCCCTCGGCGGGCGGCGGGAGGGGCGGAGGGGAGGGTGGGGGGAGGGGGAGGGGGAGGGCCCCCCGGTGGAGGTCGCTACCGTGCCGAGGAGGAGGTCCAGGGCGCGTGCCCCCGCCATCGCCGCAGGTCCCGCCGGGGTGTGCTTGAGGTGGAGGTCGTAGGCCCAGACGGTGGCGGCGAGGGCGGTGGCGACCGTGAGCGCCGGGCGGCCCGCGCGGGCGGCGAGGCCGAGGCCGGCGGCGGTCAGGGCGGCCGAGGCGGTCAGGGCCGCGCGGGGGGTGATGCGGCCGGAGGGGATGGGGCGGTGGGGGCGGTCGACGGCGTCCTCGGCGCGGTCGGCCCAGTCGTTGAGGGCCATGCCCGCCTCGTACAGGCAGAGGGAGGAGCCGATGGCCAGCAGAGTGGACCGGTTCGGTCGCAGTCCCGTGGCCGCCGCGCCCGCGAGGGCGTCCCCGGGCACGGTGAACAGTGCGGAGACGCGCAGCAGTTCCGCCCAGGGGGCGAGGCGTCCGCTCACCGTGCCTCCCCCAGGCGGGCGCCGAAGGCCAGCAGCCGGGCGTACTGTTCCGCCAGCGCGGCGGGGGCCTCGCCCTCCGGGTCCTTGAAGTAGAAGGCCAGGTCTTCCAGGGGCCCCGACAGGCCTCTCTCGTGGGCGCGGGCCGTCAGCCGGGCGAGGTCGAGCACCAGGGGTGCGGCGAGGGCGGAGTCGCAGCCCTGCCAGGTGGTCTGGAGGGTCATGCGGGAGCCGAGGAAGCCGTCGAAGGCGATGTGGTCCCAGGCGGTCTTCCACTCCCCCAGGGCCGGGACGTCGTCGATGTGGACCTCGCCTTCCGGGGCTCGGCCGAGGATGTCCGCGAGCACCCGTTCCTTGCCCGCGTTCTTGGCCGCCGCGGCGGCCGGGTCGGCGAGGGAGGCGCCGTCGCCGCCGCCGAGGAGGTTGGTGCCGGACCAGGCCCGTACGGTCAGGGCGCGTTGGAGGAACATCGGGGCGAGGACGGAGCGCAGGAGGGTCTGGCCGGTCTTGCCGTCGCGTCCCGCGTGGGGAAGGCCGCTCGCTTCGACGGTGTCGGTGAGGGTGGGGTGGCGCAGCCCGGTGGAGGGCGTGAAGTTGACGTAGGGGCAGCCGGCGCGCAGTGCGGCGGCGGCGTAGAGGGAGCTTGGCGGGAGCCCGGCGCCCCCCGGCGCCGGCTCCGTCGAGGCCACATTGACGACGATGACTCGATCCAATGCCAGCCGCTGACGGAAGTCTGTCATGTCAGCGGCGAAGGAGGTGATGAGTTCCTGCTCGTGGCGGGTGTCGCCCGGCGCGGGTCCGCCGGGGCGGATCTCCGTGTCGACGGCAGTGAGTTCGGCTGCGACGGCGGTGGCGAGGCCGTGTGGGAGGACGCCGGCGGCGGTGAGTGCCTCGGCCCGTTTGGGGAGCGGACACGCCGCCGTGTCGTGTCCGCCGAAGACGAGGGAGGCGAGCGGCGGGAGGCCCGACGCTGTGAAGGTGTCGGTCTCGGTCACCATGCCGGTCGGTGGGTGCAGGCCGGCCGTGGTCGCTGCGCAGCCGGCCACCGCCGTGGTGGCCACGGAGCCTCTCGCTCCGATGAACCAGACTCCCGTGCGCGTTCCGGCTCCCGTGCGCGTTCCGGCTCCGGTGCGTGTTCCGGCTCCGGTGCGTGTTGCTGGGGTCACGACCCTGCCTCCCTGGACTGTGGTGGAGACGGCGGGCGGGGGGTACGGCGCCTCCCCGCCCGCCGCCGGCTGTGGTGGGGGCTCTACGGGGCGAGCTCCCTGAGCTGGATGTTGCGGAAGGACACCTGGTCGTCGACCCCGTGGTTCTGGATGCCGATGTGGCCGTCCTTCAGACTGCGGGCCGGGTCGGTGTTGGTGAAGTCGTTGATCTTCACCCCGTTGAGGAACACCTGGAGCCGCTCGCCCTGCACGCGGATCTCGTAGCTGTTCCACTGGCCGGGCGGCCGCAACACGGCATCGCGTGCCTTGAGGTCGGCGGACTTGAAGCCGTAGACGGCTCCGGTGGTCCGGTCGGCGGCGTCGGTCGCGTCGATCTGGATCTCGTAGCCCTTGTTCACGGCGGACCAAGGGTCGTCGGAGGCGGGGAAGCCCACGAAGATCCCGGAGTTGTCGTCTCCGGCCGTCTTCCAGTCGAGCTTGAGGGAGTAGGAGGAGAACTCCTTGGCCTGGTACCAGAGCATTCCCATGCCGCCGACGGAGCGCAGTTCGCCGTCGACGACGTCGAAGCTGCCGGGTCCGGCCTGCTTCCAGCCCTCGCGGGTCTCTCCGTTGAAGAGGTCGCGGTAGCCGGTCTGGGGCCGGCAGTCGGCGGTGACCTGCCCGGCGGCGTAGCGCAGTCCGCCGAGGAGGTGCTGGCGGAAGGCCGCTTCGGTGTAGGACTCCTTGGTGTGGCCGCCGCCGGTGTAGAAGGAGCGGCCGCCGCCGTAGGACTTGCACCAGGCGATGGGGTGGTCGCCGTTCATGGTGCCGCCCTGGTAGGTGGTCTCGTCGAGGGTGGCGAGGACGCGGGCCTGGCCTCGGGGGTTGGTGCGGTAGTTGTACCACTCGTCGGTGCGCTGCCAGGGGCCGTCGAGGTG contains:
- a CDS encoding OFA family MFS transporter, with the protein product MTTTDITTTLPYREVTDANGRTYRLGETDIDLMGRKRKWMVILPWVGMMGISSAEYAFASAEETLHTAHSWSSAHIFWMLGVWVFFQAAVAFPAGKLRESGKLPARWAMMLGAVGTLLGYVSLAYAPHVIVAYLGFGMFSGMGAGMVYATCVNMVGKWYPERKGGKTGFVNGGFAYGSVPFVFIFTGYMDLTNFRWVLVAVGLFLAAMVAVAGYFFQDPPKNWWPDTVDPLRKPDDPRARRALEKNPPAVKQYTPIEAWRTGRVALMWFCLLCTSGVNIFGIAFQVPFGDEAGFAGGIVATAMSLKAIVNGTGRGVIGWLSDRYGRKQCLIFVCIVLGLAQYGILWSGTIHNLPLFLVFSSISGFGGGAIFPMFAAMTADYFGENNNASNYGLVYSSKLVSGLLGSGMGAVVVSAWDYSGAFLLAGSISLFAGFVAIFLHPPGRPRARRVAANPQPISRDA
- a CDS encoding sugar phosphate isomerase/epimerase, with amino-acid sequence MSRTRRTPADPELTHKLSRRNMLGVAAGATAAALLGATAPAATAADAGADTAAADRGHGRGRPVLPPGRLGIQLYSLRDKVATFGFATVFAELRKYGYDEVEFAGYSQGSAGPITLAELKRLTRDNGLRGIGSHVGYYSSDPNAYTFAQNLDQVLDDAQALGLPHIGTASGPWRYGATVDGWKRCAEEFNHYGAEAKKRGMKFYQHNHAEEFSFATDRPNVRLYDVLLAETDPDLVHLEMDIYWAYVAQFRFSRRVDGTPAPFDPLDYVLDQPHRYPLFHVKDGERDDSVRDGYRMADVGDGDIDYRRFISAVNRTQHGYRSHHWQAEHDNPVESFAFARKSGAHLHSLREKDC
- a CDS encoding nucleotide pyrophosphatase/phosphodiesterase family protein codes for the protein MTSPRSDIRPTPLLVLDVVGLTPRLLEHMPHLQALGRTGSQAALSTVLPAVTCTAQSTFLTGTLPSEHGIVANGWYFRDLGDVLLWRQHNGLVSGDKLWDAARRAHPGYSVANICWWYAMGADTDITVTPRPVYYADGRKEPDCYTRPPALHDELTDKLGTFPLFHFWGPGADLVSSRWIIDATRHILRTRRPDLALCYVPHLDYDLQRYGPDDPRSFRAAAELDTALAPLLDDARAEGRTVVALSEYGITRVNRPVDINRGLRRAGLLEVHTQDGMEYLDPMVSRAFAVADHQLAHVYVRRPEDLDAVRATLTGLPGIERLLDDEGKKEHGLDHPRSGELVALAEPDAWFTYYYWLDDSKAPDFAQLVEIHRKPGYDPVELFMDPIDPYVRIKAAKAIARKKLGMRYRLAVVPLDPSPIRGSHGRLPTSDDEGPLILCSTPRAVSGRVAATDVKSLLLHLAGLH
- the eboE gene encoding metabolite traffic protein EboE, giving the protein MRFRHPDGSTVHLAYCTNVHPAETLEGVLAQLRDHCEPVRRRLGRDRLGIGLWLAKDAARSLITDPASLRALRAEIDRRGLEVVTLNGFPYEGFGAEEVKYRVYQPDWTHPERLAHTTDLARLLAALLPDDITEGTISTLPIAWRTPFDSRAADTARTALTTLAERLEALEELTGKSVRIGLEPEPGCTVETTADAIAPLTALSSPRIGVCVDTCHLATSFEDPHTALDALGAAGIPVVKTQLSAALHAEHPHLPEVRAALAEFAEPRFLHQTRTRTAAGLRGTDDLPEALAGRSLPDGAPWRAHFHVPLHAPPAPPLTSTLPVLRTALALLVGGPRPRTHHLEVETYTWQALPADRRPRTRARLADGIAAELTLARDLLTDLGLKELP
- a CDS encoding TatD family hydrolase; its protein translation is MRILDPHIHMSSRTTDDYRAMYDAGVRAVVEPSFWLGQPRTSPASFLDYFDSLLGWEPFRAAQYGIAHHCTLALNPKEANDPRCTPVLDVLPRYLVKDNVVAVGEIGYDSMTPAEDTALAAQLQLAADHHLPALVHTPHRDKLAGLRRTLDVVRESALTPDRVLLDHLNETTVKEAADSGAWLGFSIYPDTKMDEDRMVAVLKDHGLERVLVNSAADWGKSDPLKTRKVGEAMLAAGFSDDDVDRVLWRNPVAFYGLSGRLRLDPPSPDTSHQGNSILRGGE
- a CDS encoding EboA domain-containing protein; protein product: MLTDSARAWLDEALTAAAAHTALWELRFASAGRHCGPEHADSARVLLLKAARADSAVLTRLYHQGSTAERRAVLLALPSLVTGPEALPLIEDALRTNDTTLFSAALGPYAASHLAPHSWRHAVLKCLFTGVPVDVVAGLPHRARDDRELARMLTDYAAERTAADRPVPADLHRVLALTAPTEES
- a CDS encoding sugar phosphate isomerase/epimerase family protein, giving the protein MTHQPHGLRLGYGTNGLTDLRLDDALALLADLGYDGVGLTLDHMHLDPLAPDLPARTARLARRLGSLGLGVTVETGARYVLDPRRKHGPSLLDPDPDARAARTDLLLRAVRVAADLGAHAVHCFSGVTPAATPESTAWKRLASSLTPVLEAADSAGIPLAVEPEPGHLLATLHDFHTLRGLLGDPDPRLLGLTLDIGHCQCLESASPADCVRAAAPWLHHIQIEDMRRGVHEHLPFGDGEIDFPPVLTALAELTAAGYPGLTVVELPRHSHAGPELARSSLSFLRDQPTPREAPAC
- a CDS encoding UbiA family prenyltransferase gives rise to the protein MSGRLAPWAELLRVSALFTVPGDALAGAAATGLRPNRSTLLAIGSSLCLYEAGMALNDWADRAEDAVDRPHRPIPSGRITPRAALTASAALTAAGLGLAARAGRPALTVATALAATVWAYDLHLKHTPAGPAAMAGARALDLLLGTVATSTGGPSPSPSPHPPLRPSRRPPREALRSAALLGAHIYAVTTVSRHEAQGGSTRSPLLALTTTLALAAEATRTAKARPLVTAVLAAVYAHTPATPLLHAALNPSPPLTQRSVGAGIRAVIPLQATLAARAGAPRTALALLCLTPLARALARKVSPT
- a CDS encoding inositol-3-phosphate synthase — protein: MTPATRTGAGTRTGAGTRTGAGTRTGVWFIGARGSVATTAVAGCAATTAGLHPPTGMVTETDTFTASGLPPLASLVFGGHDTAACPLPKRAEALTAAGVLPHGLATAVAAELTAVDTEIRPGGPAPGDTRHEQELITSFAADMTDFRQRLALDRVIVVNVASTEPAPGGAGLPPSSLYAAAALRAGCPYVNFTPSTGLRHPTLTDTVEASGLPHAGRDGKTGQTLLRSVLAPMFLQRALTVRAWSGTNLLGGGDGASLADPAAAAAKNAGKERVLADILGRAPEGEVHIDDVPALGEWKTAWDHIAFDGFLGSRMTLQTTWQGCDSALAAPLVLDLARLTARAHERGLSGPLEDLAFYFKDPEGEAPAALAEQYARLLAFGARLGEAR